In one window of Archocentrus centrarchus isolate MPI-CPG fArcCen1 chromosome 11, fArcCen1, whole genome shotgun sequence DNA:
- the slc44a4 gene encoding choline transporter-like protein 4 isoform X3, whose product MAKKHNEEENADSEYGQPVQYEQNFRGPVKNRGCTDIICCILFLLVILGYIVVGIIAWMYGDPRHVLYPTNSTGWFCGSGPNKDRPNLLYFDLLKCATSVNVMASVLNGFQCPTTQVCVKDCPSKFWAVQVPSYLPGVEPATVFNQSLCVPSFNLESTRLTVKQIIDQELCPFILIPTTPVLGRCFPDITALGDIPSYFNNVPGLPPSTNNTISLIKNGTGGIVNSFNAKDIATRIFEDFASSWPWIIVGLIIAMLVSLLFLLLLRFIAPVIVWVLILGVLGTGAYGIWHCYWEYSNYKQNAATITTIGLTTNLKSYLEVQETWLTFLIIISIVEAILLLTLIFLRTRILIAIALIQESSKAISHMMSALLYPVVTFVLLMVCVAFWGTTALYLATSGLPTYKVVALNSTMSGCGNIDGTKECDPQNFTSSDYPSCPSASCIFISYSTEDLIRNNLKYLHIYNVVAFLWCVNFVIALGHCTLAGAFSSYYWAFNKPADIPTFPVFGGFIRSLRYHVGSLAFGALILTVVQILRVILEYIDRKTRNAQNCVTRFIICCMRCCLWCLEKFIKFINRNAYIMIAIYGKNFCVSAKNAFQLLMRNVIRVMVLDKVTDLLLFFGKLMVVGGVSVLSFFFFSGRINLPGSNFRSETLNYYWMPIITVAFGSYLIAHGFFSVYNMCVDTLFLCFLEDLERNDGTTEKPYYMSKGLMNILNKSNKGRKKAKK is encoded by the exons ATGGCTAAAAAACATAACGAAGAAGAAAACGCGGACTCCGAGTACG ggCAACCGGTGCAGTATGAGCAGAATTTCAGAGGACCTGTAAAGAACAG AGGGTGTACAGATATAATCTGCTGTATTCTGTTCCTGCTCGTCATCCTCGGCTACATAGTAGTTGGAATTATAG CTTGGATGTATGGAGATCCGAGACATGTtctttatccaacaaactcaaCCGGCTGGTTTTGTGGCAGTGGACCAAATAA aGACCGGCCTAACTTGTTGTACTTTGACCTTCTCAAATGTGCCACATCTGTCAATGTGATGGCAAGTGTTCTCAATGGCTTCCAGTGTCCCACCACACAG GTGTGTGTGAAAGACTGCCCCTCTAAGTTCTGGGCTGTGCAGGTACCGTCGTATCTTCCAGGTGTTGAACCTGCAACTGTTTTTAATCAAAGCCTCTGTGTGCCATCTTTTAACCTGGAAAGTACCCGACTG ACGGTTAAACAAATTATAGACCAGGAGCTGTGTCCTTTCATTCTCATACCCACAACCCCCG TGTTGGGGAGATGTTTTCCTGATATCACAGCACTGGGGGACATCCCTTCATACTTTAACAACGTTCCAGGCTTACCCCCCTCAACCAACAACACCATTTCCCTCATCAAAAATGGCACTGG GGGCATTGTCAATAGTTTTAATGCTAAGGACATCGCCACCCGAATCTTTGAGGATTTTGCATCGTCATGGCCGTGGATCATTGT CGGTTTGATAATAGCCATGCTTGTCAGTctgctgttcctgctgctgttgaGGTTTATCGCTCCAGTCATTGTGTGGGTGCTTATCCTGGGAGTGTTGGGCACCGGGGCTTATG gaatATGGCACTGCTACTGGGAATACAGTAACTACAAACAAAACGCTGCTACCATCACCACAATTGGACTGACCACAAACTTGAAGAGTTATCTGGAAGTCCAAGAGACCTGGCTGACTTTCT TGATAATTATATCCATAGTGGAGGCGATCCTTCTGCTGACCCTCATCTTCCTACGCACCAGAATCCTCATAGCCATCGCCCTCATCCAGGAGTCCAGCAA AGCAATCAGCCACATGATGTCTGCTCTGCTGTACCCTGTGGTCACCTTTGTTCTCCTGATGGTGTGTGTGGCTTTCTGGGGCACCACTGCTTT ATATTTGGCTACCTCAGGATTGCCCACCTACAAAGTGGTGGCTCTGAACTCCACCATGAGCGGCTGTGGGAATATTGATGGCACTAAAGAATGCGACCCCCAG AACTTCACTTCATCGGATTACCCGAGCTGCCCCTCAGCCAGCTGCATCTTCATCAGCTATAGCACTGAGGACCTCATCCGGAACAACCTCAAGTACCTGCACATCTACAACGTGGTGGCTTTTCTCTGGTGTGTCAACTTTGTCATTGCTCTGGGACattgcacgctggctggagCCTTCTCCTCCTACTACTGGGCCTTCAACAAACCGGCTGACATCCCCACGTTCCCCGTCTTTGGTGGTTTTATACGCTCTCTCAG GTACCATGTGGGCTCCTTGGCATTTGGTGCTTTGATCCTGACCGTGGTTCAAATCCTGAGGGTAATCCTGGAGTACATTGACCGCAAAACAAGAA ATGCGCAGAATTGTGTTACACGTTTCATAATTTGCTGCATGAGGTGCTGCTTATGGTGTCTGGAGAAATTCATCAAGTTCATCAACAGGAATGCTTACATCATG aTTGCCATTTATGGGAAAAACTTCTGTGTCTCAGCCAAAAATGCTTTCCAACTCCTCATGAGAAATGTGATAAG GGTCATGGTGCTCGATAAAGTCACAGACCTGCTGCTGTTCTTCGGGAAGCTCATGGTGGTTGGAGGCGTAA GTGTTTtgtccttctttttcttctctggaCGAATCAATCTCCCAGGCTCCAACTTCCGCTCTGAAACCCTCAACTACTACTGGATGCCAATTATT ACCGTGGCCTTTGGTAGCTACCTCATAGCTCACGGATTCTTCAGCGTATACAACATGTGTGTCGACACGCTCTTCCTCTGCTTCT TGGAGGACCTGGAGCGTAATGATGGTACTACAGAAAAGCCGTATTATATGTCTAAAGGTCTCATGAATATCCTCAACAAATCCAACAAGGGACGAAAAAAAGCGAAGAAGTGA
- the slc44a4 gene encoding choline transporter-like protein 4 isoform X2, which yields MAKKHNKEENADSEYGQPVQYEQNFRGPVKNRGCTDIICCILFLLVILGYIVVGIIAWMYGDPRHVLYPTNSTGWFCGSGPNKDRPNLLYFDLLKCATSVNVMASVLNGFQCPTTQVCVKDCPSKFWAVQVPSYLPGVEPATVFNQSLCVPSFNLESTRLTVKQIIDQELCPFILIPTTPVLGRCFPDITALGDIPSYFNNVPGLPPSTNNTISLIKNGTGTGGIVNSFNAKDIATRIFEDFASSWPWIIVGLIIAMLVSLLFLLLLRFIAPVIVWVLILGVLGTGAYGIWHCYWEYSNYKQNAATITTIGLTTNLKSYLEVQETWLTFLIIISIVEAILLLTLIFLRTRILIAIALIQESSKAISHMMSALLYPVVTFVLLMVCVAFWGTTALYLATSGLPTYKVVALNSTMSGCGNIDGTKECDPQNFTSSDYPSCPSASCIFISYSTEDLIRNNLKYLHIYNVVAFLWCVNFVIALGHCTLAGAFSSYYWAFNKPADIPTFPVFGGFIRSLRYHVGSLAFGALILTVVQILRVILEYIDRKTRNAQNCVTRFIICCMRCCLWCLEKFIKFINRNAYIMIAIYGKNFCVSAKNAFQLLMRNVIRVMVLDKVTDLLLFFGKLMVVGGVSVLSFFFFSGRINLPGSNFRSETLNYYWMPIITVAFGSYLIAHGFFSVYNMCVDTLFLCFLEDLERNDGTTEKPYYMSKGLMNILNKSNKGRKKAKK from the exons ATGgctaaaaaacacaataaagaggAAAATGCGGACTCCGAGTACG ggCAACCGGTGCAGTATGAGCAGAATTTCAGAGGACCTGTAAAGAACAG AGGGTGTACAGATATAATCTGCTGTATTCTGTTCCTGCTCGTCATCCTCGGCTACATAGTAGTTGGAATTATAG CTTGGATGTATGGAGATCCGAGACATGTtctttatccaacaaactcaaCCGGCTGGTTTTGTGGCAGTGGACCAAATAA aGACCGGCCTAACTTGTTGTACTTTGACCTTCTCAAATGTGCCACATCTGTCAATGTGATGGCAAGTGTTCTCAATGGCTTCCAGTGTCCCACCACACAG GTGTGTGTGAAAGACTGCCCCTCTAAGTTCTGGGCTGTGCAGGTACCGTCGTATCTTCCAGGTGTTGAACCTGCAACTGTTTTTAATCAAAGCCTCTGTGTGCCATCTTTTAACCTGGAAAGTACCCGACTG ACGGTTAAACAAATTATAGACCAGGAGCTGTGTCCTTTCATTCTCATACCCACAACCCCCG TGTTGGGGAGATGTTTTCCTGATATCACAGCACTGGGGGACATCCCTTCATACTTTAACAACGTTCCAGGCTTACCCCCCTCAACCAACAACACCATTTCCCTCATCAAAAATGGCACTGG CACTGG GGGCATTGTCAATAGTTTTAATGCTAAGGACATCGCCACCCGAATCTTTGAGGATTTTGCATCGTCATGGCCGTGGATCATTGT CGGTTTGATAATAGCCATGCTTGTCAGTctgctgttcctgctgctgttgaGGTTTATCGCTCCAGTCATTGTGTGGGTGCTTATCCTGGGAGTGTTGGGCACCGGGGCTTATG gaatATGGCACTGCTACTGGGAATACAGTAACTACAAACAAAACGCTGCTACCATCACCACAATTGGACTGACCACAAACTTGAAGAGTTATCTGGAAGTCCAAGAGACCTGGCTGACTTTCT TGATAATTATATCCATAGTGGAGGCGATCCTTCTGCTGACCCTCATCTTCCTACGCACCAGAATCCTCATAGCCATCGCCCTCATCCAGGAGTCCAGCAA AGCAATCAGCCACATGATGTCTGCTCTGCTGTACCCTGTGGTCACCTTTGTTCTCCTGATGGTGTGTGTGGCTTTCTGGGGCACCACTGCTTT ATATTTGGCTACCTCAGGATTGCCCACCTACAAAGTGGTGGCTCTGAACTCCACCATGAGCGGCTGTGGGAATATTGATGGCACTAAAGAATGCGACCCCCAG AACTTCACTTCATCGGATTACCCGAGCTGCCCCTCAGCCAGCTGCATCTTCATCAGCTATAGCACTGAGGACCTCATCCGGAACAACCTCAAGTACCTGCACATCTACAACGTGGTGGCTTTTCTCTGGTGTGTCAACTTTGTCATTGCTCTGGGACattgcacgctggctggagCCTTCTCCTCCTACTACTGGGCCTTCAACAAACCGGCTGACATCCCCACGTTCCCCGTCTTTGGTGGTTTTATACGCTCTCTCAG GTACCATGTGGGCTCCTTGGCATTTGGTGCTTTGATCCTGACCGTGGTTCAAATCCTGAGGGTAATCCTGGAGTACATTGACCGCAAAACAAGAA ATGCGCAGAATTGTGTTACACGTTTCATAATTTGCTGCATGAGGTGCTGCTTATGGTGTCTGGAGAAATTCATCAAGTTCATCAACAGGAATGCTTACATCATG aTTGCCATTTATGGGAAAAACTTCTGTGTCTCAGCCAAAAATGCTTTCCAACTCCTCATGAGAAATGTGATAAG GGTCATGGTGCTCGATAAAGTCACAGACCTGCTGCTGTTCTTCGGGAAGCTCATGGTGGTTGGAGGCGTAA GTGTTTtgtccttctttttcttctctggaCGAATCAATCTCCCAGGCTCCAACTTCCGCTCTGAAACCCTCAACTACTACTGGATGCCAATTATT ACCGTGGCCTTTGGTAGCTACCTCATAGCTCACGGATTCTTCAGCGTATACAACATGTGTGTCGACACGCTCTTCCTCTGCTTCT TGGAGGACCTGGAGCGTAATGATGGTACTACAGAAAAGCCGTATTATATGTCTAAAGGTCTCATGAATATCCTCAACAAATCCAACAAGGGACGAAAAAAAGCGAAGAAGTGA
- the slc44a4 gene encoding choline transporter-like protein 4 isoform X1 — protein MAKKHNEEENADSEYGQPVQYEQNFRGPVKNRGCTDIICCILFLLVILGYIVVGIIAWMYGDPRHVLYPTNSTGWFCGSGPNKDRPNLLYFDLLKCATSVNVMASVLNGFQCPTTQVCVKDCPSKFWAVQVPSYLPGVEPATVFNQSLCVPSFNLESTRLTVKQIIDQELCPFILIPTTPVLGRCFPDITALGDIPSYFNNVPGLPPSTNNTISLIKNGTGTGGIVNSFNAKDIATRIFEDFASSWPWIIVGLIIAMLVSLLFLLLLRFIAPVIVWVLILGVLGTGAYGIWHCYWEYSNYKQNAATITTIGLTTNLKSYLEVQETWLTFLIIISIVEAILLLTLIFLRTRILIAIALIQESSKAISHMMSALLYPVVTFVLLMVCVAFWGTTALYLATSGLPTYKVVALNSTMSGCGNIDGTKECDPQNFTSSDYPSCPSASCIFISYSTEDLIRNNLKYLHIYNVVAFLWCVNFVIALGHCTLAGAFSSYYWAFNKPADIPTFPVFGGFIRSLRYHVGSLAFGALILTVVQILRVILEYIDRKTRNAQNCVTRFIICCMRCCLWCLEKFIKFINRNAYIMIAIYGKNFCVSAKNAFQLLMRNVIRVMVLDKVTDLLLFFGKLMVVGGVSVLSFFFFSGRINLPGSNFRSETLNYYWMPIITVAFGSYLIAHGFFSVYNMCVDTLFLCFLEDLERNDGTTEKPYYMSKGLMNILNKSNKGRKKAKK, from the exons ATGGCTAAAAAACATAACGAAGAAGAAAACGCGGACTCCGAGTACG ggCAACCGGTGCAGTATGAGCAGAATTTCAGAGGACCTGTAAAGAACAG AGGGTGTACAGATATAATCTGCTGTATTCTGTTCCTGCTCGTCATCCTCGGCTACATAGTAGTTGGAATTATAG CTTGGATGTATGGAGATCCGAGACATGTtctttatccaacaaactcaaCCGGCTGGTTTTGTGGCAGTGGACCAAATAA aGACCGGCCTAACTTGTTGTACTTTGACCTTCTCAAATGTGCCACATCTGTCAATGTGATGGCAAGTGTTCTCAATGGCTTCCAGTGTCCCACCACACAG GTGTGTGTGAAAGACTGCCCCTCTAAGTTCTGGGCTGTGCAGGTACCGTCGTATCTTCCAGGTGTTGAACCTGCAACTGTTTTTAATCAAAGCCTCTGTGTGCCATCTTTTAACCTGGAAAGTACCCGACTG ACGGTTAAACAAATTATAGACCAGGAGCTGTGTCCTTTCATTCTCATACCCACAACCCCCG TGTTGGGGAGATGTTTTCCTGATATCACAGCACTGGGGGACATCCCTTCATACTTTAACAACGTTCCAGGCTTACCCCCCTCAACCAACAACACCATTTCCCTCATCAAAAATGGCACTGG CACTGG GGGCATTGTCAATAGTTTTAATGCTAAGGACATCGCCACCCGAATCTTTGAGGATTTTGCATCGTCATGGCCGTGGATCATTGT CGGTTTGATAATAGCCATGCTTGTCAGTctgctgttcctgctgctgttgaGGTTTATCGCTCCAGTCATTGTGTGGGTGCTTATCCTGGGAGTGTTGGGCACCGGGGCTTATG gaatATGGCACTGCTACTGGGAATACAGTAACTACAAACAAAACGCTGCTACCATCACCACAATTGGACTGACCACAAACTTGAAGAGTTATCTGGAAGTCCAAGAGACCTGGCTGACTTTCT TGATAATTATATCCATAGTGGAGGCGATCCTTCTGCTGACCCTCATCTTCCTACGCACCAGAATCCTCATAGCCATCGCCCTCATCCAGGAGTCCAGCAA AGCAATCAGCCACATGATGTCTGCTCTGCTGTACCCTGTGGTCACCTTTGTTCTCCTGATGGTGTGTGTGGCTTTCTGGGGCACCACTGCTTT ATATTTGGCTACCTCAGGATTGCCCACCTACAAAGTGGTGGCTCTGAACTCCACCATGAGCGGCTGTGGGAATATTGATGGCACTAAAGAATGCGACCCCCAG AACTTCACTTCATCGGATTACCCGAGCTGCCCCTCAGCCAGCTGCATCTTCATCAGCTATAGCACTGAGGACCTCATCCGGAACAACCTCAAGTACCTGCACATCTACAACGTGGTGGCTTTTCTCTGGTGTGTCAACTTTGTCATTGCTCTGGGACattgcacgctggctggagCCTTCTCCTCCTACTACTGGGCCTTCAACAAACCGGCTGACATCCCCACGTTCCCCGTCTTTGGTGGTTTTATACGCTCTCTCAG GTACCATGTGGGCTCCTTGGCATTTGGTGCTTTGATCCTGACCGTGGTTCAAATCCTGAGGGTAATCCTGGAGTACATTGACCGCAAAACAAGAA ATGCGCAGAATTGTGTTACACGTTTCATAATTTGCTGCATGAGGTGCTGCTTATGGTGTCTGGAGAAATTCATCAAGTTCATCAACAGGAATGCTTACATCATG aTTGCCATTTATGGGAAAAACTTCTGTGTCTCAGCCAAAAATGCTTTCCAACTCCTCATGAGAAATGTGATAAG GGTCATGGTGCTCGATAAAGTCACAGACCTGCTGCTGTTCTTCGGGAAGCTCATGGTGGTTGGAGGCGTAA GTGTTTtgtccttctttttcttctctggaCGAATCAATCTCCCAGGCTCCAACTTCCGCTCTGAAACCCTCAACTACTACTGGATGCCAATTATT ACCGTGGCCTTTGGTAGCTACCTCATAGCTCACGGATTCTTCAGCGTATACAACATGTGTGTCGACACGCTCTTCCTCTGCTTCT TGGAGGACCTGGAGCGTAATGATGGTACTACAGAAAAGCCGTATTATATGTCTAAAGGTCTCATGAATATCCTCAACAAATCCAACAAGGGACGAAAAAAAGCGAAGAAGTGA